The genomic DNA GTCCATCCCCAGCACTGACGACCACTCCCGTCGAGCGAGGAATGCCCCCCATGTCCATTGCCCGGATCGAGCCGTACGACGACTACCTGCGCGTCCACTTCACCCCTGGTGAGGGAGCGCGCCACGCCGATTTCCACTGGTTCTGGCTGCGGCACAACTCGGATCTCGACCGCCATCCCGTCACCCAGGAGCGCATCGTCTGCTCCTCGGAGCTGCCCTTCGAGCCGAGTCCCCGCTCGGTGCGGCTCAGCGGGGACTCGGCCGCGGTGGAGATCGACTGGAGCGACCACGTCGAGGGACGCACGAGCCGCTATGACGCCCGCTGGCTGCGCGAGTACGCCTACGCGGCCGACCGGGCCCCCGCCCCGCCCCCGCCCTCGGACCCCGCCGCCATCACCCTCGACGCCTCGCGCCTGGAGGAGCCCCTGGGTCCGCTCGCCCTGCGCACGCTCCAGCGCGCCGGGGCCCTCATCGTGCGCGGGTATGGCACGGACACGGAATCCATCATCGACGTCTTCGGCCGCGAGGGACTGTCCGTCATCAGCACCCACTTCGGGCGCATCGAGGATCTGCGCACCGACAACACGACCAACAGCAACACGGATCAGCTCGGGTACACGGACAGCTCCATCCAGTTGCACACGGATCAGCCCTTCCTGGAGCGGCCACCGCGCTATCAATTGCTGCACAGCCAGCGGCCGGGCACCACGGGCGGAGAGAACTTCGTGGTGGATGGACTCGCGGCGGCCCACCACCTGGCGGAGATCGACCGGCACTCCTTCGATCTGCTGCGCACGGTGCCGGTGACCTTCCATCGCAAGCAGAAGTCCTTCGAGCGGGTGCTCGTCTCTCCCCTGCTGGACTTCGACGCGCCGGGCGGCTTCCGCATCCGCTACAGCTACTTCACCCTCGCGCCACACCGCCGGCCCTTCGCGGAGATGGAGGCTTGGTACCGGGCCTACAACCGCTTCGCGAAGCTCGTGCGGGACGAGCGGCACCAGTACCGCTTCCTCCTCCAGGCCGGTGACTTCCTGCTCTACGACAACTGGCGCATGCTCCATGCGCGCACGGCCTTCACCGGAGCCCGCTGGGTGCGCGGGGTGTACTTCGACGCGACGTGAGCCGCACGGGGGCGGCCGTCAATAGACGATGCAGTCGAACTTCTCGATGACGGCTCGGAGCTCCTCGGAGGTGGTCTCGAAGCGCTCGGCCACGGAGGGAGCGTAATAGGTCAAGGCCTTGGTGGACGGCGGGTGGGTATGCAGATTGTCCACGACGATGTCACCAAAGCTTCCCGGCCATTTGACGCTGCGTAGTTCGGGGGCTCGGCCAATGGGATCCAGGAAGGTGAAGCAGGGCCACTTGGGGAAGCGCAGGGTGTTGATGTCGCAGCCGTGAAACCGACACCCTGCCAGCCGGGCCTCGGAGAAGTCACAATCCTCAATGAACCCGTGCTGATACCACGGCAAGCTCATGTATTCAGGCCAGTACCCGAAGTCGCACCCCGACAGGTGCCCCTTGAAGCAACAGCCCTTCAGGGACGAGGCCACCCAGCTCTGGTAATTCTTCAACTCCTGCTTCACCTCGAAGGTGCAGTCGATGAAGCGGGGCTGCTTGAGACTCAGGCGCCGAGCGGACACCTTCAGCACGAG from Melittangium boletus DSM 14713 includes the following:
- a CDS encoding TauD/TfdA family dioxygenase, whose amino-acid sequence is MSIARIEPYDDYLRVHFTPGEGARHADFHWFWLRHNSDLDRHPVTQERIVCSSELPFEPSPRSVRLSGDSAAVEIDWSDHVEGRTSRYDARWLREYAYAADRAPAPPPPSDPAAITLDASRLEEPLGPLALRTLQRAGALIVRGYGTDTESIIDVFGREGLSVISTHFGRIEDLRTDNTTNSNTDQLGYTDSSIQLHTDQPFLERPPRYQLLHSQRPGTTGGENFVVDGLAAAHHLAEIDRHSFDLLRTVPVTFHRKQKSFERVLVSPLLDFDAPGGFRIRYSYFTLAPHRRPFAEMEAWYRAYNRFAKLVRDERHQYRFLLQAGDFLLYDNWRMLHARTAFTGARWVRGVYFDAT